From Plectropomus leopardus isolate mb chromosome 4, YSFRI_Pleo_2.0, whole genome shotgun sequence, the proteins below share one genomic window:
- the LOC121942011 gene encoding uncharacterized protein LOC121942011, giving the protein MKQADLIVNTMMDRKNCINKQKWYSAQDALQIITGEGSDFDGCETSSDKDPEDPDYTPSKKEMENDESTHLCRALAPPHRRKRPRRRGKRSGSAGEAEGLHGAFFYGFLDPVCLASLLLGARWILSTPGWYLLSAWMRCSSPAPPALPVPAGSSVLTLINSSLSSGVVPKNFKHAVVQPLIKKPRQDTTVLSNYRPISKLPFMSKILEKIVCCQLMVFLEEHKILEIFQSGFKTLHSTESVLLRVFNDTFLATDSGDCVILVLLDLTAAFDTVDHEVLISRLKQWMGIRSVALDWFRSYLADRTFCVSLGDSVSSSPRLSCGVPQGSVLGPLLFSLYLLPLGSILRKHGISFHCYADDSQIYVPLKKKDSYSVKPLLSSVVKSSFFQLRQLAKPILSRQHFETVIHAFVTTRLDYCNALYVGVSGSSVARLQMVQNAAARLLTGTRKHEHISPILASLHWLPIHFRISFKILLFTFKSLNGLAPPYLSELLQPYTPLRSLRSADQLLLSVPKTKRKLRGDRAFAVAAPKLWNDLPLHIRQASSLSVFKSHLKTHLFSLAF; this is encoded by the exons taTAAATAAGCAGAAATGGTACAGTGCTCAGGATGCACTTCAGATCATCACTGGAGAGGGCAGTGACTTTGACGGATGTGAAACCAGCTCAGATAAAGACCCTGAGGACCCTGATTACACTCCCAGCAAAAAAGAGATGGAGAATGACGAGTCAA CTCACCTTTGCCGCGCCCTAGCTCCACCTCACCGGCGTAAGCGCCCCCGCCGCCGAGGTAAACGCAGCGGGTCAGCTGGTGAGGCTGAAGGCCTGCATGGCGCGTTCTTCTACGGCTTCCTGGACCCCGTTTGCCTCGCGTCTTTACTTCTTGGCGCCCGCTGGATTCTGTCGACTCCTGGCTGGTACCTGTTATCGGCCTGGATGAGGTGTTCCAGTCCCGCGCCCCCCGCTCTCCCCGTCCCCGCCG GGTCCTCTGTCCTGACACTTATCAATAGTAGTTTGTCCTCAGGGGTGGTCCCTAAAAATTTCAAACATGCAGTAGTACAACCTTTGATTAAAAAACCACGACAAGATACTACTGTTCTTTCAAATTACAGGCCTATCTCTAAATTGCCTTTTATGTCAAAAATCCTTGAGAAGATAGTTTGCTGCCAATTAATGGTTTTTCTGGAAGAGCACAAAATACTTGAGATCTTCCAATCTGGTTTTAAAACCTTGCACAGCACCGAATCAGttcttttaagagtttttaatgaTACCTTTTTAGCCACTGACTCTGGTGACTGTGTTATTCTTGTGCTTTTAGATTTAACTGCTGCATTTGACACAGTGGACCATGAGGTTTTAATCTCTCGTTTGAAACAGTGGATGGGTATCAGGAGCGTAGCACTGGACTGGTTCAGGTCATACTTAGCTGATCGAACCTTTTGTGTCAGCCTTGGTGactctgtgtcctcctctcctcgtcTCTCATGTGGGGTCCCACAGGGCTCAGTTTTAGGACCTCTTCTCTTCTCGCTCTACTTGCTTCCACTTGGTTCCATACTGAGGAAGCATGGTATTTCCTTCCACTGTTACGCGGATGACAGTCAGATTTATGTCCCTCTCAAAAAGAAAGATTCCTATTCTGTCAAACCGCTACTCAG TTCGGTTGTTAAGTCGAGCTTCTTCCAGTTGAGGCAACTTGCCAAACCAATTCTTTCAAGGCAGCACTTTGAAACAGTAATCCACGCCTTTGTGACcactaggctggattactgtaatgcaCTTTATGTGGGGGTTAGTGGGTCCTCTGTTGCTCGTCTTCAGATGGTGCAAAATGCTGCGGCACGTCTTTTAACTGGCACACGTAAGCACGAGCACATTTCCCCCATTTTAGCATCACTTCACTGGTTGCCCATACATTTTAGGATCAgctttaaaattcttttatttacttttaaatccCTAAATGGTCTCGCTCCCCCCTACCTCTCCGAACTGCTGCAGCCTTACACACCCCTCCGCTCTCTCAGGTCAGCTGATCAGCTGCTCCTGAGTGTACCTAAAACTAAGCGTAAGCTCAGAGGTGACCGTGCTTTTGCTGTAGCAGCTCCTAAACTATGGAATGATCTGCCTCTACACATCAGACAggcctcctctctgtctgtttttaaatccCATCTTAAAACACATCTCTTCTCCCTGGCTTTTTAA